The Thermoanaerobaculia bacterium nucleotide sequence GGCCAGGGCCCCGGCCATGTAGCTGTCCATTTTGTTCTTCGTGTACTTGGCCGTGGAGCGGGGATGTACGTACTCATTGGTGATTCGGCGATACTCGGAGACGGGCCATCGTTCTTTTGTCCCGTCGGGCATAACCGTCTGGACAAAGCCGCGGAGGAAGGCATAGTCTTCATCATTGGAAAGGGCCATGTACTCCGTGGGCCGCTCGAATGCGGGCAGATTACCGGCAACAGAGAGAACTATATTAACCGTGGCTTCGAGATCGGGATTCAGGCCCTGCAGGTCAGCCCGTAACTTGCGGAGCTCCTCCATGGTCGGGTATTCGGAAAAACCTCCGGGAACCGGGCGGGTGGGATGAGTGCTTCGTCCGGCAAAGAGAGACGCCCAGTCCGCGCCGACTTTCTTCATCCGGAGAGCCCGGATCACTGCCTCCCCGTGGGTGGGAACGAGGGGAAAGACGGAAGGAGCGCCCAGCAGGTCGGGAGCCACGAGGAAGTAGAGATGGAGAATGTGGGAGTCAAAATTCTCCGCATGCATCAGGATGTCGCGGAGCTTTTGCGTCTGCGGGGAGACTTCAATGCCCAGGGCGGCCTCAGTGGCCTGGACCGAAGCCAGGGTGTGACCGACGGAGCAGATGCCGCAGATACGGCTTGTGATGCGTGCCACTTCGGTGTAGTGACGGCCGCGCACCATGGCTTCAAAGAACCGGGGCGCCTCGGGAACCTGCCATTCGATGCGGTCGATCGTCCCGTTGGTTACATCGGCAATGATATTCCCGTGGCCTTCGACCCGGGTGAGGTGGTGAACGTTGATGGAGATGTTCTTGCTCATTGTGCATCCCTCCTCAGGTTGGCGGTGAAGATCCGGGAGAGGTTTTGTGCCCGTTCCGCGGGAAGGTTGGCGCGTGTAACAAGGACTTCCTCCAGAGCCTCCTCGTTCGGATGGTCCACAAATCCACGGCAGGCTTCACAGGGAATGCCGTCGGCAGGGCAGGGGGCTCCGCATCCGGCGCGGGCCACCAGTCCGAGGCAGTGACCTCCCACCTGGTATCGGCACACGGTCTCCCGCATTTTGCATTCCACGCACACGGGATGGTTCGGGATGACGGGATCCTTCCCGTGAAGCAGGTGGGAAACGATATAGACAAATTCTTTGCGATCCATGGGACACCCGTTGATCGTATAGTCAACCTTGATAGCCGCAGAGATGGGACGGGCAAAGGTGGAGTCCAGATGCGGGAGAGAGGCATCCTTGCCATAGACATCTTCTTTGTAATCGCTCTGATGGTTCTTCAGAGCGTTTATGCCTCCCGTCGCCGCACAGGCACCGAATGCAATCACGACCCCGGCCCTCTGACGAATCGACTCCAGGCGCTTCCGGTCCGCTTCCCGGGTAAAGCTTCCTTCCACGAATGCGATGTCAATCGGTTCCGTAGTCTGTTCTTTCATAACCTCCCGGAATTCGACAAACTCCAGATGGTTGAGGAGCTCCAGAAATACGGGATCGGACAGGTTGGTCAGTTCAACCTGACATCCTTCACAGGATGCGAAATCAAAAAATGCGACCCGGACCTTTTTCTTTTCGCTCATGAGAAGGCCTCCTCGAGATTTTTGATGTCCTTGAAGCAGAAGACCGGTCCGTCGGCACAGACGTAGACGTCGTTAATCTGGCAATGACCGCACTTGCCGACGCCACATTTCATTCTCCGCTCCAGGTCGACAAAGATGTGGCTGTGGGGAACACCCAGGGTGACAAGGTCGGCAATGACGAACTTGTACATGATGGGAGGGCCGCAGATGACTGCCCAGGTATCGGGCGTGATTTCTGTCTTTCGAAAGAGCGTCGTGATTACGCCAACATTTCCGGTCCAGGTATCGTCGGCCCGATCCACCGTCTGATGAAAGTCCACATCGCTGGATGCTCGCCATGCCGCGATGTCATCCAGAAAGAGTTGATCCGAGGGGGTCCGGCATCCAAAAAAGAGAGTGAATTTCTGAAAGTCCTGCCGGCAATCCAGAATGTATTGGATCAGGCTCCGTGTCGGGCAGAGTCCGATCCCTCCCGCCACGATCAGGATGTTCTTTCCCTTGAACTCCTCCACGGGGAAGCCATGGCCCAGAGGTCCCCTGACCCAGAGGGAATCACCCTTTTGAAGCTTGTTGATGGCCGTGGAGACACGGCCCACGGTCCGTACCACGATGTCAAAGGTATTCTTTCGTGTGGGTGAGGATGCTAGCCCGATGGGAATTTCGCCATATCCGAAGAGAGAGACCTCCAGGATCTGTCCCGGCTGAAAGTCCATGGGGTTTCCATCCTTCATCTTCAGGGTGAAGTGCTTTTCTGTGGGTGAAACCATTTCTGCACGGACAATTTCCGTTTCCCGGGGAAGAAAGATGTTGGGATAGCGTTCCTGGTGATGTACCTGTGCGCTCATCTTATACCTCCATAATCCTTGAAACGATCCGCACCGGGTCTGCAATATCGGGCACACAACCAACAGAGCATCGGCCGCATCCGACACAGGCGGGACTGTCCAGCTTTTCATTCAGGTAAGCAGTCTTTCGCATGACCCGATGGCGGAATCTCTCGCTGCGGTCCTCCCGGAAATTTTCGCAGGCGCCGGCTCCCAGGGAGACTTTGGCAAAATCCTCACAGAGACAACCGTCCCACGAGCGGGTCCGACGGCCGGAAACCTGATCCAGGTTCCAGGTATCCTGAACGTCAAAGCAGTAACAGGTCGGGCAGACGATATTGCAGGTGCCGCAGGAGAAGCATTGTTTTGAAAGGTCGTCCCAGATGGGATTCTTGAAGGCATTGCGCACCTTCTCCGCAATTTCATCCGAGGAGAAGTCAAGCTTCTCCTGACAGAGATGGTGCATCTGGTTGTTGATTCGAGCGGCTTCGTCGATCTCTTCCCGGGATGCATCCTGGTGGTCTGCATGTTCAAGAAGAGTCATTCCCTTTACGGTCCGGACCTCAAGCACATACCCGCCATCGATCTTTGTCAGAAAGGCGTCATGCCCCTTCGGCAGCAGGTTCCGGCCCACACTGCCCCAGAAGGCCCGGGGAGAAACCTTTTGAACACTGGAGCCGACAAGGATGGTCTTTTCCCTCTGTGCAAGATAGTTATTGTCCGGATACCGTTCTTCGAAGAGAGTATCCAGCATGTCAATGGCTTTAATGTCGTAGAAGTGTACCCCAAACAGGACCATGGGAACCGGATTGATCCCGCTGGCCACTCCATCGGGCCCAAAGGTCACGAGATCCTGTTTTACCGGGAAAAAGACTTTTTTGGGAGGAAGAATTGTGACATCATAGTCCAGACGAAGGTCCTCAGCGGAAGCCAGGCGATCGAAGATGAACTTCGTCTTTCTGGCAACAGGACCGATGACCGGGTACGCCTTTACGAGCCTGTTGATAAAATCCGGGAAGCAGGCGTCACGGATAACAACGTGCTTGGTGTCCATTGACCTTGTGTCTCCTTTCACGTAAGGTGAAACTGTCGCGCGATCACGGAATCGTGATACACATTGACTTTATTAAATCTGCGCATTTTATAACGGAATGGCGGAGATGTCAACGCACAGGTATGGCTGAATGCGTTATTGTGAAATAACACACAATTTAGGACAGGCCCTGCTCTGAGCCGTGTTTTCTTCAACAATCCTGCGTCTTTGGGGTTTGGAAATGAATCTGGATCGGAAAATTCCATGTCGAGATTGACAGGCCCGATTCCGCTCCGATAGAATGAAAGCGGGAAAATGTCCACCGATAAAGGTATGAGGGGTTCCGGGAGGTATACAAAGTCAATCACTCCGCAGGAGAGAGAAGAAGATTCTCACGATCATGAGTTTCTGAGAGTCCTGGCTCACCAGATCAAATCCCCGATTAACACGATAGAATCGATGCTCCACTCTCTCTCGGAAGGTCTTGCCGGGGATCTTCCGCCCCGGGCGAAATATTTCATCGAAAAGGCCATCCATAAGGCGGACGAAGCCCGAAACCTGGTTGCGGACATTCTTTTTTTTGAAATGGTTGTGGACCGACCGGAGGAAAGCCGGATTGAGCTTGATTTTTCCAGTGTCATGGCCAACCTGGTGTCCAGTTATCACGCCCAGGCTTCAGATAAGAATGTGACACTTTCCTTTTATGCACCGACAGGTCTCAAGATCATGATGGAGGGAAACCAGACCGGCCTTGAGCATGCTTTTCGAAACCTGATTGATAATGCCATCAAGTACACTCCTGAGGGGGGAGAAGTCACCATCTCTCTGTCCTTTGACGAAGAAACTCATTTGGCTACACTGGCCATCACTGATACGGGAGCCGGAATTCCTGAGGATGAGCTGGATTCCATCTTTGAGCCTTTTTATCGATCGAGACAGCACCGCGGACAGGTATCGGGAACCGGTCTGGGGCTTCCCATTACGCGCCGTGTGATTCTGAACCATGGCGGTACGATTGTCGTCGAATCCGAAGTCGGCCACGGAACTACCTTCACCATTACGCTTCCCATCGTTCGTGTCGATGAACAGACCGAAGATTCAGTACCCAGAACCCGTGTGGTGATTATCGGAGGGGTGACGGCCGGTCCCAAGCTGGCGGCGCGTCTTCGCCGCTTGAACCAGGATATCTCCATTACCATTATTGAAAAGAGCGAATTTCTATCTTACAGCGGTTGCGGACTTCCCTACTATGTAAGCGGCAAGGTTTCAACCCCGAAAGCCCTGATGTCCACGACCGATAATACCCTGCGCGATGTCCACTACTTCCATGCCATCAAGGATGTGACCATCCGGAACAAGACGCTGGCCACATCCATCAACCGCCTGAATAAGAGTGTGGCCGTGCAGGATCTGTCTACCTATCGGACCGACAAGATCCCCTACGACATTCTGGTGCTGGCAACGGGGGCTGTTCCCCATGTTCCCGACATCCCCGGTATTGAAGAGCAGGGTATCTACTCGTTTTACAGGATTGAAGACGCCGAAGCCCTGAAGAAGCGTCTCCAGCATGCCAGGGCTCATGACGTATATATCATCGGAGGGGGTCTCATCGGAGCTGAAACCAGTGAGTCCCTCGCCGACGCCGGCGCCCGGGTTACGATCCTGGAAAAAGAACCCTGTCTCCTATCCAACCTTCTGGACCATTC carries:
- a CDS encoding Ni/Fe hydrogenase subunit alpha produces the protein MSKNISINVHHLTRVEGHGNIIADVTNGTIDRIEWQVPEAPRFFEAMVRGRHYTEVARITSRICGICSVGHTLASVQATEAALGIEVSPQTQKLRDILMHAENFDSHILHLYFLVAPDLLGAPSVFPLVPTHGEAVIRALRMKKVGADWASLFAGRSTHPTRPVPGGFSEYPTMEELRKLRADLQGLNPDLEATVNIVLSVAGNLPAFERPTEYMALSNDEDYAFLRGFVQTVMPDGTKERWPVSEYRRITNEYVHPRSTAKYTKNKMDSYMAGALARFNNNYDQLHPKAKQIADAFGLKPVNCNPFMNNVAQLVEAAHSVFESIRLLDEILEEGLRIEELVQPTRFGQGASAVEVPRGILFHDYTYDNKGMCRAGNCIIPTNQNHANIQLDLEKFFPELLQAGKSEKELELAMEMLVRAYDPCISCSTHYLKVRFKD
- a CDS encoding FAD/NAD(P)-binding protein, which produces MSAQVHHQERYPNIFLPRETEIVRAEMVSPTEKHFTLKMKDGNPMDFQPGQILEVSLFGYGEIPIGLASSPTRKNTFDIVVRTVGRVSTAINKLQKGDSLWVRGPLGHGFPVEEFKGKNILIVAGGIGLCPTRSLIQYILDCRQDFQKFTLFFGCRTPSDQLFLDDIAAWRASSDVDFHQTVDRADDTWTGNVGVITTLFRKTEITPDTWAVICGPPIMYKFVIADLVTLGVPHSHIFVDLERRMKCGVGKCGHCQINDVYVCADGPVFCFKDIKNLEEAFS
- a CDS encoding 4Fe-4S dicluster domain-containing protein gives rise to the protein MDTKHVVIRDACFPDFINRLVKAYPVIGPVARKTKFIFDRLASAEDLRLDYDVTILPPKKVFFPVKQDLVTFGPDGVASGINPVPMVLFGVHFYDIKAIDMLDTLFEERYPDNNYLAQREKTILVGSSVQKVSPRAFWGSVGRNLLPKGHDAFLTKIDGGYVLEVRTVKGMTLLEHADHQDASREEIDEAARINNQMHHLCQEKLDFSSDEIAEKVRNAFKNPIWDDLSKQCFSCGTCNIVCPTCYCFDVQDTWNLDQVSGRRTRSWDGCLCEDFAKVSLGAGACENFREDRSERFRHRVMRKTAYLNEKLDSPACVGCGRCSVGCVPDIADPVRIVSRIMEV
- a CDS encoding NADH:ubiquinone oxidoreductase, whose amino-acid sequence is MSEKKKVRVAFFDFASCEGCQVELTNLSDPVFLELLNHLEFVEFREVMKEQTTEPIDIAFVEGSFTREADRKRLESIRQRAGVVIAFGACAATGGINALKNHQSDYKEDVYGKDASLPHLDSTFARPISAAIKVDYTINGCPMDRKEFVYIVSHLLHGKDPVIPNHPVCVECKMRETVCRYQVGGHCLGLVARAGCGAPCPADGIPCEACRGFVDHPNEEALEEVLVTRANLPAERAQNLSRIFTANLRRDAQ
- a CDS encoding FAD-dependent oxidoreductase; translation: MSTDKGMRGSGRYTKSITPQEREEDSHDHEFLRVLAHQIKSPINTIESMLHSLSEGLAGDLPPRAKYFIEKAIHKADEARNLVADILFFEMVVDRPEESRIELDFSSVMANLVSSYHAQASDKNVTLSFYAPTGLKIMMEGNQTGLEHAFRNLIDNAIKYTPEGGEVTISLSFDEETHLATLAITDTGAGIPEDELDSIFEPFYRSRQHRGQVSGTGLGLPITRRVILNHGGTIVVESEVGHGTTFTITLPIVRVDEQTEDSVPRTRVVIIGGVTAGPKLAARLRRLNQDISITIIEKSEFLSYSGCGLPYYVSGKVSTPKALMSTTDNTLRDVHYFHAIKDVTIRNKTLATSINRLNKSVAVQDLSTYRTDKIPYDILVLATGAVPHVPDIPGIEEQGIYSFYRIEDAEALKKRLQHARAHDVYIIGGGLIGAETSESLADAGARVTILEKEPCLLSNLLDHSICHKIQKDLGAKGIKTVTGCAVERILKRGDKLSIVTEQDVFQADFILLSAGVKPNTELARQAGLEISPSGGIRVDEYLRTSDPTIFAVGDCASTPHRLTDRPSYWPLGSVSTRMGRVAADVIAGRDVVFPGTIGTCMFKVYENTVARTGLTCAAAKEAGFDPESIVVSGLDRAHYIPGAHSILLKVIADRSSRVLLGAQGYGKGDVDKRIELLAAAIFQKMTLEEFVDIDLGYFPAFNNPIDLVQHACCS